In Ktedonobacteraceae bacterium, the DNA window CAGCCTGGGAGCGGCGGTGATTTTTACCGGCGGCGCACTGCCTCTGGCCGTGCTGATTGCCCTGCTCGTCTGTTCCCTGATCGCGTTAAACATCGGCGCGCTGGCAAAACACCTGCCATCCGCCGGTGGGTTCTTCACCTATGTCAGCCGCAGCCTTGGGCCGCAGGCCGGGTGGATGACCGGCTGGTTGTTCAGCCTCACCTACCTGCTGATCGTGCCCCTGCAATTGCTCGTGTTGGGGCCTGTAGCGGATGCCTTTGTGCAGCAGTATTTCCACTTCACCTTTGGCACCGTCGGCTGGGCAGTATGGGCGATGATCTTCGCGGTGATCGTGTTTGTTCTCACCTACTTCGGTATTCGCGTCTCCGCGGATGCCGGCGTGATCCTGGGCGCAATCGAAATTGGCGTCTTCGTATTGCTCTCCATCTGGCTGATCGTCTCCGCCGGCAGCGCCAATACAGCCGCGACCTTCAATCCGGCTTCCAGCCTGGAAAAAGGGCCGGTGCTCGGAAGCTGGCAAGGCATCCTGCACGGCATGATCTTCGCGTTCCTGGCATTCGCCGGCTTTGAATCGTCCGCGCCACTGGCGGAAGAGGCGCATAATCCACGCCGTACCGTACCGCGCGCCATCCTGTCGGCAGCAATCGTTATCGGCATTTTCTACGTGTTTTGCTCCTATGCCGGCATGGTCGGTTGGGGATTGAACAATATCTCCACTTACCCAACCAACGCCAATCCCTGGGGCACGCTGGCCGCGAAGGTCTGGGGGCCATTCTCGTTCATTGCCATTCTTGCCATCCTCAATAGCGCGCTGGCAAATTCCAACGCCGGCGTCAATGCCGCTACTCGCGTCCTATATGCCATGGGCCGCGTGCGCACGCTGCCAGGCCCTCTCGCCCATATCAACACTCGCTTCCGCACCCCCGACATAGCGATCATCTTCACCATGATTGTCGGCGTGGTGTTCACCTTGTGGCCTGGCTTCGTTTATGGGCCGGGAACCGCCTTCGCGCTGCTGGGAACCATCATCACCATCCTGATCCTGGTGGTTTACATGGCCGCGTGCCTGTCTGTACCGTTCTTCTACTCACGCGAACGCCGCAACGAGTTCAACGTCGTGCGCCATATAGTGGTGCCCGTGATACCGTTCATCGTGCTGATCTTCCCCATCATCGCGCAGTTTTATCCCGCGCCCCAGTTTCCGCTCAACCTGGCCGGGCCGATCTGCGCCGCCTGGTTCGTGCTGGGCCTGGTGATCGTCACATTCTTAAGCATCGGCGCTCCCAGGTCCCTGGAAGCAAGCAACAAAGTGTACCTGGAAGAATAAGGAGTACTAATCATGATGGACATTAAATACCGGCTTACCCAGGAGCATACGCACTGCCGCTGGGATAACACCATTGCGCCCCTTGTCACGGTCGAACCGGGAGACATCGTCGAACTGGAGACCAAAGAGGCATCGGATCGCCAGATCAGGCCGGGCAGCAGTGTCGATGCGCTGGCAAACCTGGATTTCAGCGTCATCCATCCTCTGACCGGTCCCGTGGCAGTAGTAGGGGCCGAACCGGGCGATACCTTAGAGGTAGAGGTGCTGGATATTCAACCCAAAGAATGGGGCTGGACCGGCATCATTCCTGGTTTTGGGCTACTGGCCGATGACTTTACAGAACCATATTTGAAGGTCTGGGAGCTGGATGGCGACCATGCCTATTTCAAGCCCAACATCCGCATTCCCCTGGAGCCTTTCTGTGGCGTCATGGGCGTTGCGCCCGCCGAACCCGGCTCGCTCGATACCATCCCTCCCCGTCTCAACGGTGGCAACATCGACATCAAGCAGCTTGTGAAAGGCTCGAAGCTCTACCTGCCCGTCCTGCATCCTACCGCGCTCTTCTCGCTGGGCGATACACATGCCGCGCAGGGTGACGGCGAAGTTTGCGGCACGGCCATCGAAGGGCCCATGATCGTCACCGTGCGTTTCGGCCTGCACAAAGGCGAGAGCATCCCTGAACTGCAATATTCAACCCCCGGCTCAGCTGTCGAAAAGGCCAACAAAAAGGGCTACTACGTGACGACCGGACACAGCCCCGACCTCTTCGTAGCGGCCCAGCAGGCTACGCGTCACATGATCAGCCACCTG includes these proteins:
- a CDS encoding amino acid permease, with protein sequence MAVESSSSSSEQTTLRPNAIGLPGVLFQSITTMAPASAVSFSLGAAVIFTGGALPLAVLIALLVCSLIALNIGALAKHLPSAGGFFTYVSRSLGPQAGWMTGWLFSLTYLLIVPLQLLVLGPVADAFVQQYFHFTFGTVGWAVWAMIFAVIVFVLTYFGIRVSADAGVILGAIEIGVFVLLSIWLIVSAGSANTAATFNPASSLEKGPVLGSWQGILHGMIFAFLAFAGFESSAPLAEEAHNPRRTVPRAILSAAIVIGIFYVFCSYAGMVGWGLNNISTYPTNANPWGTLAAKVWGPFSFIAILAILNSALANSNAGVNAATRVLYAMGRVRTLPGPLAHINTRFRTPDIAIIFTMIVGVVFTLWPGFVYGPGTAFALLGTIITILILVVYMAACLSVPFFYSRERRNEFNVVRHIVVPVIPFIVLIFPIIAQFYPAPQFPLNLAGPICAAWFVLGLVIVTFLSIGAPRSLEASNKVYLEE
- a CDS encoding acetamidase/formamidase family protein; protein product: MMDIKYRLTQEHTHCRWDNTIAPLVTVEPGDIVELETKEASDRQIRPGSSVDALANLDFSVIHPLTGPVAVVGAEPGDTLEVEVLDIQPKEWGWTGIIPGFGLLADDFTEPYLKVWELDGDHAYFKPNIRIPLEPFCGVMGVAPAEPGSLDTIPPRLNGGNIDIKQLVKGSKLYLPVLHPTALFSLGDTHAAQGDGEVCGTAIEGPMIVTVRFGLHKGESIPELQYSTPGSAVEKANKKGYYVTTGHSPDLFVAAQQATRHMISHLVKHYDLTPHEAYALCSITVDLRVSEVVDAPNWLISAFLPLDIFE